One window of the Archangium primigenium genome contains the following:
- a CDS encoding TolC family protein: MRRAGWKVGWVVCVVLGGMGTASRARAQGEGVPLSLEEVLGSTREHHPRMEAAQRDVAAAEAELLAARGGFDPLVRARGLAIPFGYYQHERIEATVEQPTPLWGLRLSAGYRLGQGDFPVYYGQYETLSAGEVHAGLALPLWRDGAIDKRRAVLAQARLRQRIAAFELAGERLGLQRQAAYHYWDWVAAGRQLTIATSQYELALARRTQLAHRVTAGDIPQIEHTENERVLLGRDADRIAARRALERATLKLSLFLRDARGEPQVVSTARLPSGFPVPAALMEEGLERWLEQALRRRPELRGLDLRREVLEVDVALARNLAAPAVDLGLRVARDVGVGPANLRPTEVQGSLVLDIPLFAREARGQRRAAEAKQAAVAARARYAREEIITEVRDALSALRASHERVGLAHGAAEVARQLARAEYTRFEHGDTSLLVVNQREQAAVEAEIGEVRALVDYQRALVDLLAATVALEPSAEELQDNGPRGP; the protein is encoded by the coding sequence GTGAGGAGGGCGGGTTGGAAGGTCGGGTGGGTGGTGTGCGTGGTGCTCGGCGGGATGGGGACGGCGTCCCGGGCGCGGGCCCAGGGCGAGGGCGTGCCCCTCTCCCTCGAGGAGGTGCTCGGCTCCACCCGTGAGCATCATCCGCGCATGGAGGCGGCTCAGCGGGACGTGGCGGCGGCGGAGGCGGAGCTGCTCGCCGCCAGGGGCGGCTTCGATCCGCTGGTGCGGGCGCGCGGGCTCGCCATCCCGTTCGGCTACTACCAGCACGAGCGCATCGAGGCGACCGTCGAGCAGCCCACGCCGCTCTGGGGCCTGCGCCTGTCCGCGGGCTACCGCCTGGGGCAGGGGGACTTTCCCGTGTACTACGGCCAGTACGAGACGCTCTCGGCGGGCGAGGTGCACGCGGGGCTCGCCTTGCCCCTGTGGCGCGATGGCGCCATCGACAAGCGGCGGGCCGTGCTCGCCCAGGCGCGCCTGCGCCAGCGCATCGCCGCGTTCGAGCTCGCCGGGGAGCGGCTGGGCCTGCAACGGCAGGCGGCCTACCACTACTGGGACTGGGTGGCGGCGGGACGGCAGCTGACCATCGCCACCTCGCAGTACGAGCTGGCCCTGGCGCGCCGCACGCAACTCGCGCACCGCGTGACCGCGGGCGACATCCCGCAGATCGAGCACACGGAGAACGAGCGGGTCCTCCTGGGGCGTGACGCGGATCGGATCGCCGCCCGGCGGGCGCTCGAGCGGGCCACGCTCAAGCTGTCGTTGTTCCTGCGCGACGCCCGGGGCGAGCCCCAGGTCGTCTCGACGGCGCGCCTGCCCTCCGGGTTTCCGGTGCCCGCGGCCCTGATGGAGGAGGGGCTGGAGCGGTGGCTGGAGCAGGCCTTGCGCCGGCGCCCGGAGCTGCGGGGGTTGGACTTGCGGCGTGAGGTGCTCGAGGTGGACGTGGCCCTGGCGCGCAACCTGGCGGCGCCCGCGGTGGACCTCGGGCTGCGCGTGGCGCGGGACGTGGGCGTGGGCCCCGCGAACCTGCGGCCCACCGAGGTCCAGGGCTCCCTGGTGCTCGACATTCCGCTGTTCGCCCGCGAGGCGCGGGGGCAGCGCCGGGCCGCCGAGGCGAAGCAGGCGGCGGTGGCCGCGCGGGCCCGCTACGCGCGCGAGGAGATCATCACCGAGGTGCGCGATGCGCTCTCGGCCCTGCGGGCCTCCCACGAGCGGGTCGGGCTCGCGCACGGCGCCGCCGAGGTGGCACGCCAGCTCGCGCGGGCGGAGTACACCCGTTTCGAGCATGGGGATACGAGTCTGTTGGTGGTGAATCAGCGCGAGCAGGCCGCGGTCGAGGCCGAGATCGGCGAGGTGCGGGCCCTCGTGGACTACCAGCGCGCGCTGGTGGATTTGCTCGCCGCGACGGTCGCGCTTGAGCCCTCCGCGGAGGAGCTTCAGGACAACGGTCCGCGGGGACCCTGA
- a CDS encoding HlyD family secretion protein, giving the protein MTASTPPPSVPTLPVMRLVRHDTRLARMVAWGLLLLLLLGAIALILAPWRQNVTGHGRVIAYAPLDRQQTIQSPIAGRITHWAVQEGSRVNAGDLIVELADNDPELMTRLREQRDAIELRIRAAQSQVRAYESRVDALRSSRASSVDAAGSRQRMVQERIRAAEQTLAAAKVARETSRLQLERQRSLHANGLTATRSVELAELEYTKTSTDMEGARASLEAVRNELAALGSDRQRVQTDADALVNDGLARYESSKAELAKERIELNRLDSLLARQSTQRIYAPRAGTLLRLLAQQGAEFVKVGDPLAVLVPDTDAIAVELRVAGRDAPLISQGRHVRLQFEGWPAIQFAGWPSVAVGTFGGTVAFVDAADDGLGAFRIVVVPDEGEPWPEGRFLRQGVRANGWILLDEVRLGFELWRQFNGFPPSVETEKEPQDKKGKGGRA; this is encoded by the coding sequence ATGACCGCCTCCACGCCTCCGCCCTCCGTTCCCACGCTTCCCGTCATGCGGCTGGTCCGCCATGACACCCGGTTGGCCCGCATGGTCGCCTGGGGCCTGCTGCTGTTGCTGCTGCTCGGCGCGATCGCGCTGATCCTCGCGCCCTGGCGGCAGAACGTCACCGGCCACGGCCGGGTCATCGCGTACGCGCCGTTGGACCGGCAGCAGACCATCCAGTCCCCCATCGCCGGGCGCATCACCCACTGGGCGGTGCAGGAGGGCTCGCGCGTCAACGCGGGGGACCTCATCGTGGAGCTGGCCGACAACGATCCGGAGTTGATGACGCGCCTGCGCGAGCAGCGCGACGCCATCGAGCTGCGCATCCGCGCGGCCCAGAGCCAGGTGCGCGCCTACGAGTCGCGCGTGGACGCGCTGCGCTCCTCGCGCGCGTCGAGCGTCGACGCGGCCGGCTCGCGCCAGCGCATGGTGCAGGAGCGCATTCGCGCCGCCGAGCAGACGCTCGCCGCGGCCAAGGTCGCGCGCGAGACGTCCCGGCTGCAACTGGAGCGTCAGCGCTCGCTGCACGCCAATGGCCTGACGGCCACCCGGAGCGTGGAGCTCGCGGAGCTGGAGTACACCAAGACGAGCACGGACATGGAGGGCGCCCGCGCCAGCCTCGAGGCCGTGCGCAACGAGCTGGCGGCGCTCGGCTCGGATCGCCAGCGCGTGCAGACGGACGCGGATGCGCTCGTCAACGATGGCCTCGCGCGCTACGAGTCCTCCAAGGCGGAGCTCGCCAAGGAGCGCATCGAGCTCAACCGGCTGGACAGCCTGCTCGCGCGCCAGTCCACCCAGCGCATCTACGCGCCGCGCGCGGGCACGCTCCTGCGGCTGTTGGCCCAGCAGGGCGCGGAGTTCGTCAAGGTGGGCGATCCCCTGGCCGTGCTGGTGCCCGACACCGACGCCATCGCCGTGGAGCTGCGCGTCGCCGGACGGGACGCGCCCCTCATCTCCCAGGGCCGTCACGTGCGCTTGCAGTTCGAGGGTTGGCCCGCCATCCAGTTCGCCGGTTGGCCCTCGGTGGCGGTGGGCACCTTCGGCGGCACGGTGGCCTTCGTGGACGCGGCGGACGACGGCCTGGGCGCCTTTCGCATCGTCGTGGTGCCGGACGAGGGCGAGCCCTGGCCCGAGGGCCGCTTCCTGCGCCAGGGCGTGCGCGCCAACGGGTGGATCCTCCTGGACGAGGTGCGGCTGGGGTTCGAGCTGTGGCGCCAGTTCAACGGGTTCCCCCCGTCGGTGGAGACCGAGAAGGAGCCCCAGGACAAGAAGGGCAAGGGGGGCCGCGCGTGA